From the Euphorbia lathyris chromosome 6, ddEupLath1.1, whole genome shotgun sequence genome, one window contains:
- the LOC136232001 gene encoding uncharacterized protein codes for MEHGSVQDPSRATFSFVDEDHTLANAVRFTLNQDPRVSFCGYSIPHPSDARVNIRVQTTGDPAREVLKDACQNLMMMCQHVRGTFDKTVVDYKTNNPYPTEMETNSE; via the exons ATGGAACATGGCTCTGTGCAGGATCCGAGCAGAGCAACTTTCTCATTTGTGGATGAAGATCACACTCTTGCAAATGctgttaggttcactttgaatcAAGA TCCAAGGGTATCATTCTGTGGTTACAGCATACCTCATCCCTCAGATGCTCGAGTTAATATTAGGGTCCAAACAACAG GTGATCCAGCTAGGGAAGTATTGAAAGATGCATGTCAGAATTTGATGATGATGTGTCAGCACGTTAGAGGAACTTTCGACAAGACTGTTGTTGATTATAAGACAAACAATCCTTATCCTACAGAAATGGAAACAAATAGCGAGTGA